A stretch of bacterium DNA encodes these proteins:
- a CDS encoding ribosome maturation factor RimP has product MSEDLEGLLAAESSREGFELYSWHLRPAGRRRVLQVVLYAPSGVGLDDCARVSRRLGAALEAADAVTGSYVLEVSSPGLDRPLLTPRHYELALGERIRVTRAEAGLAAGENPVLEGVLSAVDAEGIGLAGASPRRLDWTAIGKARVLPDLGARREPAATPMEEEQDDD; this is encoded by the coding sequence ATGAGCGAGGACCTGGAGGGGCTCCTGGCGGCGGAGAGCAGCCGGGAAGGCTTCGAACTCTACAGTTGGCACCTCCGGCCCGCCGGCCGGCGCCGCGTGCTCCAGGTGGTTCTCTACGCGCCGAGCGGGGTCGGCCTGGACGATTGCGCGCGGGTGAGCCGCCGCCTGGGGGCGGCCCTCGAGGCGGCGGACGCCGTGACCGGCAGCTACGTCCTCGAGGTGTCCTCGCCGGGCCTCGACCGGCCGCTGCTGACGCCCCGCCACTACGAGCTGGCACTGGGCGAGCGCATCCGGGTCACCCGGGCCGAGGCGGGCCTGGCCGCCGGCGAGAACCCGGTGCTCGAGGGCGTGCTGAGCGCCGTGGACGCCGAGGGCATCGGCCTGGCGGGAGCGTCCCCGCGCCGGCTGGACTGGACGGCGATCGGCAAGGCGCGCGTGTTGCCGGACCTGGGAGCGCGGCGGGAGCCGGCGGCGACGCCGATGGAGGAAGAACAGGATGATGACTGA
- the sprA gene encoding cell surface protein SprA, whose translation MRERAARPVPPRLPALAARARRRLAAALLCLLALLTAPPPAVRGDLPPDPPLRPYGPYAEWLARQRYLADGWLPGLHARHWLPPAVARRSGQESYWQDELRVLPESGLVLWLRRPALLAQLRPPTAGTDRYANGLQAEWPGVVTRDVIAWDDYFAREIARRRVALVREKAAATARELTQEEARGSLIDINIPLALPKSIERVVGRGEKSNITVTGRETISFSGETTRNSNFITDESGRGQPLFPRLEMKQELQVKLNGTVGEKVHVEVENNSLAVGDEANRIRIRYEGDDDEIVELVEMGDTQLSLPSSGLVSYSTQNKGLFGVKMQGHLGALDFTAIASKQEGEVSSRNFNNTGQEVQTDFKRDTDFIANRFFFLDDPATPGSFYRWLVDEGTLQVFVSTGIAPNANAPDAGRYYKGRAYADTLGNGLADDLASQAPAVQAFKLLADADFTWRLDAAQNFYVLQLNYPIGETEILAVSYTARDSANGDAPHAIGDNTLGKLTYWDSNADTLALELIKPDPYRPESPTWDYMLRNIYSLGGRDIDFASLVVSIERISTAEDPAYPAGSNTPYLRFFGLDQYRGQLLTGYDPDGRVDWPRVDVDEGLLIFPYYRPFDPPAELVCAWTTNPATSDCEALITDDRNPVIYTTARETVLKNPALYGKYLIRYESATVASRFNLNAFNILEGSEVVTLDGTTLTRGTDYSIDYLSGEVELLGEAASRLTPSSNLQVTYQYRPLIGGGRSNLLGLHGTYHLGTRSSLASSWLYESKQSGTRRPRLGEESTRNVVGNLLGNFTANPRFLTSVANWLPRVDTDALSTASLSSELAVSFPNPNVDDAAFVDDMEGAEDADELGIHRTQWLPASEPLDVISVLGGADIPAGASGRAEGAYWFHPQSSTRREDFNLNLTEQEAQEVVEVLQLAVPVDLSAAQLAAYPALAETNARNAARGDSLWSGLMRGFAGQGLDLSEAEYLEIWVNDFQQEASERRGRLHFDLGAINEDFWNPQLGEFDTEDREGIGVFDVNQEDIGLDGRANAAESVDPLAPSPYRSPADPAGDDYEPAELADAYANSYFKVNGSEGNQRLDTEDLNDDGDLDETNSYFTLAVDLADQPFTDMVTVYEDETGAPPANSKAWRLYRLNLAEARVVSDGFDAPDWTRIKHFRFWLEGFAGPAPGGGAPSNRLEIASIKLVGNRWKTHGIQDAASGITLAPEQLGAGEDLRVEVINTKDNANFTWPFGEQIDPDTGLPEREQALNVVYEGLLPGHQALARKDYQALNLTGYRTLSFYIHPDAATAGHDIFLRAAQDSVTYYEWRYRPPGVGWVEVNFPLQAWTDLKLDSDADTVSTSVADLNAPERSYTLTRVRQPDLSRIRAFYFGVVNGPADAILSGETWVNDLRVKDVKRATGYAAKLSGNLNMAGGVLNLGVTYQEQDAEFRALRATSGQGARTRTWSVSAASALEHFVLLGGYKLPINASYGQSLSLPKYELSSDVELGGARQEEQKSTGVNQRLSASLSRSPSTHWLGRAFLDKLKLSGSVTQRKSQAPLRLELSEQLAYNASYDTQFRDRRLGLYGGGRLRWLPGSLRLKSDVSRSWTETWKASGTRFTPNPSARTGQLTNSAGLNWPLFDSFKTDFSLSESRDLEHEDAEALALFGRRLNIGFQNSQGQSLRLDYTLPFFARFKPAFSFTSNYNQTARATNLASAALPPGTRNLSNSNTLSTSYNFQVGRWLEALGGRGLRQLREQRGGAASGRAGEPGVSGAPGFEAPGEPRHRPQRLLVPVDPLRGPDPRMRRRSARRFIEDRLEVGVPVATAPADSAAAGVDPMFIVYRTLDVLAGLKPLKVDLSRRVNTRFDNVRGAPLLLYRLGLGEDPDLPGTVGGQTVAHKRPDLYDEARDLRLATGVTIAERLQVSTNFEITQANRRLNNTRSEDTNRKWPSVNVDLGGVERWPLWGKLLETSSLGLGYAKQVRVTENRVQGSEDRDENSSWTPRWSATWSNKMQTTLTGSYTAASAIQNTSRTKNSSFKLDATWNYNLSAPNGLGIPGLRGIRFSSRMDLNAKLGYTRQRNVRIDSGGFETPLGGSRSFSISPGASYQFTEKLRGSLGLTFSRTSDDIRDNVTTRLRLDLRTTFIF comes from the coding sequence ATGAGAGAAAGAGCCGCGCGCCCCGTCCCCCCCCGACTTCCCGCCCTCGCCGCCCGGGCGAGGCGCCGACTTGCCGCCGCGCTGCTCTGCCTGCTCGCTCTCCTGACTGCGCCGCCGCCCGCCGTGCGCGGCGACCTGCCACCCGACCCGCCGCTCCGTCCCTATGGGCCCTATGCCGAGTGGCTGGCCAGGCAGCGCTACCTCGCGGACGGCTGGCTGCCCGGCCTGCACGCCCGGCACTGGCTGCCGCCGGCCGTGGCGCGGCGATCCGGCCAGGAGAGCTACTGGCAGGACGAGCTGCGCGTCCTGCCCGAGAGCGGTCTCGTGCTCTGGCTGCGCCGGCCGGCCCTGCTCGCGCAGCTGCGCCCGCCGACGGCGGGCACGGACCGCTACGCCAACGGCCTGCAGGCCGAGTGGCCGGGCGTCGTCACGCGGGACGTCATCGCCTGGGACGACTACTTCGCGCGCGAGATCGCGCGCCGGCGCGTTGCGCTGGTGCGCGAGAAGGCGGCGGCTACCGCCCGCGAGCTGACGCAGGAGGAGGCGCGCGGCTCGCTGATCGACATCAACATCCCGCTCGCCCTGCCCAAGAGCATCGAGCGGGTGGTCGGCCGCGGCGAGAAGAGCAACATCACGGTCACCGGCCGCGAGACGATCAGCTTCAGCGGCGAGACGACGCGCAACAGCAACTTCATCACCGACGAGTCGGGTCGCGGCCAGCCGCTCTTCCCGCGCCTGGAGATGAAGCAGGAGCTGCAGGTCAAGCTCAACGGCACCGTCGGCGAGAAGGTGCACGTCGAGGTGGAGAACAACAGCCTCGCGGTGGGCGACGAGGCGAACCGCATCCGCATCCGCTACGAGGGCGACGACGACGAGATCGTCGAGCTGGTGGAGATGGGCGACACCCAGCTCAGCCTGCCCAGCTCCGGCCTCGTCAGCTATTCGACCCAGAACAAGGGTCTCTTCGGCGTCAAGATGCAGGGCCATCTGGGCGCCCTCGACTTCACGGCGATCGCCTCCAAGCAGGAGGGCGAGGTCTCCAGCCGCAACTTCAACAACACCGGCCAGGAAGTGCAGACCGACTTCAAGCGCGACACGGACTTCATCGCCAACCGTTTCTTCTTCCTCGACGACCCGGCGACGCCGGGGAGCTTCTACCGCTGGCTGGTCGACGAGGGCACCCTGCAGGTCTTCGTCAGCACGGGCATCGCGCCCAACGCCAACGCGCCCGACGCCGGGCGCTACTACAAGGGCCGCGCCTACGCCGACACGCTCGGCAACGGCCTCGCCGACGACCTGGCCAGCCAGGCGCCCGCCGTGCAGGCCTTCAAGCTGCTCGCCGACGCGGACTTCACCTGGCGCCTGGACGCCGCGCAGAACTTCTACGTCTTGCAGCTCAACTACCCGATCGGGGAGACGGAGATCCTCGCCGTCAGCTACACGGCGCGGGACTCGGCGAACGGGGACGCGCCGCACGCGATCGGCGACAACACCCTGGGCAAGCTGACCTACTGGGACTCGAACGCGGACACCCTGGCGCTCGAACTGATCAAGCCCGATCCCTACCGGCCGGAGAGTCCGACCTGGGATTACATGCTGCGCAACATCTACTCGCTGGGTGGGCGGGACATCGACTTCGCCAGCCTCGTCGTCAGCATCGAGCGCATCAGCACGGCCGAGGACCCCGCCTACCCGGCCGGCAGCAACACGCCCTACCTGCGCTTCTTCGGCCTGGACCAGTACCGCGGCCAGCTGCTGACCGGCTACGACCCGGATGGCCGCGTCGACTGGCCGCGGGTGGACGTCGACGAGGGCCTGCTGATCTTTCCCTACTACCGGCCCTTCGACCCGCCCGCGGAGCTGGTCTGCGCCTGGACGACCAACCCGGCCACCAGCGACTGCGAGGCCCTGATCACCGACGATCGCAACCCGGTCATCTACACGACGGCGCGCGAGACCGTGCTCAAGAACCCCGCGCTCTACGGCAAGTACCTGATCCGCTACGAGAGCGCGACGGTCGCCAGCCGCTTCAACCTGAACGCCTTCAACATCCTCGAGGGCAGCGAGGTAGTCACCCTCGACGGCACGACCCTCACGCGCGGCACGGACTACAGCATCGACTACCTCTCCGGCGAGGTCGAGCTGCTCGGCGAGGCGGCGAGCCGGCTGACGCCGAGCAGCAATCTGCAGGTGACCTACCAGTACCGACCCCTGATCGGCGGCGGCCGCAGCAACCTGCTCGGTCTGCACGGCACCTATCACCTGGGCACCAGGAGCAGTCTCGCCAGCTCCTGGCTCTACGAGTCCAAGCAGAGCGGGACGCGACGGCCGCGCCTGGGCGAGGAGTCGACGCGCAACGTCGTCGGCAACCTGCTCGGCAACTTCACGGCCAATCCGCGCTTCCTCACCAGCGTCGCCAACTGGCTGCCCCGCGTGGACACGGACGCCCTCAGCACGGCGAGCCTCTCGAGCGAGCTGGCCGTCAGCTTCCCCAACCCGAACGTCGACGACGCGGCCTTCGTCGACGACATGGAAGGCGCCGAGGACGCCGACGAGCTGGGCATCCACCGCACCCAGTGGCTGCCGGCCAGCGAGCCGCTGGACGTGATCAGCGTGCTCGGCGGCGCCGACATTCCGGCCGGCGCTTCCGGCCGGGCGGAGGGGGCCTACTGGTTCCATCCCCAGAGCAGCACGCGCCGCGAGGACTTCAACCTGAACCTGACCGAGCAGGAGGCGCAGGAGGTAGTGGAGGTCCTCCAGCTCGCCGTGCCGGTGGACCTGAGCGCGGCGCAGCTGGCCGCCTATCCCGCCCTCGCCGAGACGAACGCGCGCAACGCGGCCCGCGGCGACAGCCTCTGGTCCGGGCTCATGCGCGGCTTCGCCGGTCAGGGCCTCGACCTCAGCGAGGCCGAGTACCTCGAGATCTGGGTCAACGACTTCCAGCAGGAGGCGAGCGAGCGCCGCGGCCGTCTCCACTTCGATCTCGGCGCGATCAACGAGGACTTCTGGAACCCCCAGCTCGGCGAGTTCGACACGGAGGACCGCGAAGGCATCGGCGTCTTCGACGTCAACCAGGAGGACATCGGCCTGGACGGACGTGCGAACGCGGCCGAGAGCGTCGATCCCCTGGCGCCCTCGCCCTATCGCAGCCCCGCGGATCCGGCCGGCGACGACTACGAGCCGGCCGAGCTGGCCGACGCCTACGCCAACTCCTACTTCAAGGTGAACGGCAGCGAGGGCAACCAGCGCCTGGATACCGAGGACCTCAACGACGACGGCGACCTCGACGAGACCAACAGCTACTTCACGCTCGCCGTCGACCTCGCCGACCAGCCCTTCACTGACATGGTGACGGTCTACGAGGACGAGACGGGCGCCCCACCCGCGAACAGCAAGGCCTGGCGCCTCTACCGCCTCAACCTCGCCGAGGCCCGCGTCGTCAGCGACGGCTTCGATGCACCCGACTGGACGCGCATCAAGCACTTCCGCTTCTGGCTGGAGGGCTTCGCCGGGCCCGCGCCCGGCGGCGGCGCCCCGAGCAACCGGCTCGAGATCGCCAGCATCAAGCTGGTGGGCAACCGCTGGAAGACGCACGGCATCCAGGACGCCGCCAGCGGGATCACGCTCGCCCCCGAACAGCTCGGGGCCGGCGAGGACCTGCGCGTGGAGGTCATCAACACCAAGGACAACGCCAATTTCACCTGGCCCTTCGGCGAGCAGATCGATCCGGACACCGGCCTGCCCGAGCGCGAGCAGGCGCTGAACGTCGTCTACGAGGGGCTCCTGCCCGGCCACCAGGCCCTGGCGCGCAAGGACTACCAGGCGCTCAACCTGACCGGCTACCGCACGCTGAGCTTCTACATCCACCCCGACGCCGCGACGGCCGGCCACGACATCTTCCTGCGCGCCGCGCAGGACAGCGTCACCTACTACGAGTGGCGCTACCGGCCGCCGGGCGTGGGCTGGGTGGAAGTCAACTTCCCGCTCCAGGCCTGGACGGACCTCAAGCTGGACAGCGATGCCGACACGGTGAGCACGAGCGTGGCGGACCTGAACGCCCCCGAGCGCAGCTACACGCTGACGCGGGTGCGCCAGCCGGACCTCAGCCGCATCCGCGCCTTCTACTTCGGCGTCGTCAACGGCCCGGCGGACGCGATCCTCAGCGGCGAGACCTGGGTGAACGATCTGCGCGTGAAGGACGTCAAGCGCGCCACCGGCTACGCCGCCAAGCTGAGCGGCAACCTGAACATGGCCGGCGGCGTGCTCAACCTCGGCGTCACCTACCAGGAGCAGGATGCCGAATTCCGCGCCCTGCGCGCGACGAGCGGGCAGGGCGCGCGCACGCGGACCTGGTCGGTCAGCGCCGCCAGCGCCCTCGAGCACTTCGTCCTCTTGGGCGGCTACAAGCTGCCGATCAACGCCAGCTACGGGCAGTCGCTCAGCCTGCCCAAGTACGAGCTGAGCAGCGACGTCGAGCTCGGCGGGGCGCGCCAGGAGGAGCAGAAGAGCACGGGCGTCAACCAGCGCCTCTCCGCCAGCCTCAGCCGCAGCCCCTCGACGCACTGGCTGGGCCGCGCATTCCTCGACAAGCTCAAGCTCTCCGGCTCGGTGACCCAGCGCAAGAGCCAGGCGCCGCTGCGCCTGGAGCTCTCCGAGCAACTCGCCTACAATGCGAGCTACGACACGCAGTTCAGGGACCGCCGGCTGGGGCTCTACGGAGGCGGCCGCCTGCGCTGGCTGCCGGGCAGCCTGCGCCTGAAGTCGGACGTCAGCCGCTCCTGGACGGAAACCTGGAAGGCGAGCGGCACGCGCTTCACGCCCAACCCGAGCGCGCGCACGGGCCAGCTCACGAACAGCGCCGGCCTGAACTGGCCGCTCTTCGATTCCTTCAAGACGGACTTCAGCCTCAGCGAATCGCGCGACCTCGAGCACGAGGACGCCGAAGCGCTCGCCCTGTTCGGCCGGCGGCTGAACATCGGCTTCCAGAACAGCCAGGGCCAGAGCCTGCGCCTGGACTACACGCTGCCCTTCTTCGCCCGCTTCAAGCCGGCCTTCAGCTTCACGAGCAACTACAACCAGACGGCGCGGGCCACCAACCTCGCTTCGGCCGCGCTGCCGCCCGGCACGCGCAATCTCAGCAACAGCAACACCCTCTCGACCAGCTACAACTTCCAGGTCGGCCGCTGGCTGGAGGCGCTCGGCGGCCGGGGCCTCCGCCAGCTGCGCGAGCAGCGGGGCGGCGCCGCGTCGGGGCGGGCGGGCGAGCCGGGCGTATCGGGGGCGCCGGGCTTCGAGGCGCCGGGCGAGCCGCGGCACCGCCCGCAGCGGCTGCTGGTGCCGGTCGATCCCCTGCGCGGCCCGGACCCGCGCATGCGCCGGCGCAGCGCTAGGCGCTTCATCGAGGACCGCCTGGAGGTCGGCGTTCCCGTGGCGACCGCCCCGGCCGACAGCGCCGCCGCCGGCGTCGACCCGATGTTCATCGTCTACCGGACCCTGGACGTGCTCGCGGGCCTGAAGCCGCTGAAGGTGGATCTCAGCCGCCGCGTCAACACGCGCTTCGACAACGTGCGCGGCGCACCGCTGCTGCTCTATCGGCTCGGCTTGGGCGAGGATCCGGACCTGCCGGGCACCGTCGGCGGGCAGACCGTCGCGCACAAGAGGCCGGACCTCTACGACGAGGCCCGCGACCTGCGCCTCGCCACCGGCGTCACGATCGCCGAGCGCCTCCAGGTGTCGACCAACTTCGAGATCACCCAGGCCAATCGCCGCCTGAACAACACGCGCAGCGAGGACACGAACCGCAAGTGGCCGAGCGTCAACGTCGATCTCGGCGGCGTCGAGCGCTGGCCGCTCTGGGGCAAGCTGCTGGAGACCAGCTCGCTGGGCCTGGGCTACGCCAAGCAGGTGCGCGTGACCGAGAACCGCGTGCAGGGCAGCGAGGATCGCGACGAGAACAGCAGCTGGACGCCGCGCTGGAGCGCGACCTGGTCGAACAAGATGCAGACCACGCTGACCGGCAGCTACACCGCCGCCTCGGCGATCCAGAACACCAGCCGCACGAAGAACAGCAGCTTCAAGCTGGACGCCACCTGGAACTACAATCTCTCGGCGCCGAACGGCCTGGGCATCCCCGGCCTGCGGGGGATCCGCTTCTCCAGCCGCATGGACCTCAACGCCAAGCTCGGCTACACGCGCCAGCGCAACGTGCGCATCGACTCGGGCGGCTTCGAGACGCCGCTGGGCGGCTCCCGCTCCTTCAGCATCAGCCCGGGGGCGAGCTACCAGTTCACGGAGAAGCTGCGCGGCTCGCTCGGCCTCACCTTCAGCCGCACGAGCGACGACATCCGGGACAACGTCACGACGCGCCTGCGCCTGGACCTGCGCACGACCTTCATCTTCTAG
- the nusA gene encoding transcription termination factor NusA, which translates to MMTEGFFEALQQIARERKVDREVLIETLAMGLRSAVRRKHGSEANVDVNIDPQGAIDIHLVMQVVSEDDLENEDQELTVEEAREYIDDPEVGDIIRIPLDVKEFGRNAILTAKQVLVQGVREAERERIFNEYSKRVGEIVTGTVQQVDRGNVLVNLGRAEALLPYREQIRREHWRQNDTVQGLVLEVQRESRGPQVILSRTHPDLLLRLFEQEIPEVYEGLVEIRAIAREPGWRSKVAVYSKDDRIDAVGACVGMKGARVMTIVKALSGERIDIVPWDSDIHTFVSRALAPAMVSMLRVADWEERALEVIVAEDQLSLAIGKEGQNVRLAAKLTGWKIDLVTTELLKLREEADAQVRMEAAELEGVTPRLAEALAAAGFHTVQELGRASLADLERIEGLGAKTAEKLQGRVQAALAALAEARAEYIDRRRRELEAERRQVEPLFDESKLAEDGVLDAEAPGGQAARAAAGPPTNPFADPPAEAATAAGEDAEEAS; encoded by the coding sequence ATGATGACTGAAGGCTTCTTCGAGGCCCTGCAGCAGATCGCGCGGGAGCGCAAGGTCGACCGCGAGGTGCTCATCGAGACCCTCGCCATGGGCCTGCGCTCGGCCGTGCGCCGCAAGCACGGGTCCGAGGCCAACGTGGACGTGAACATCGACCCGCAGGGGGCGATCGACATCCACCTCGTGATGCAGGTGGTGAGCGAAGACGATCTCGAGAACGAGGACCAGGAGCTCACGGTCGAGGAGGCGCGCGAGTACATCGACGACCCCGAGGTGGGGGACATCATCCGCATCCCCCTCGACGTCAAGGAATTCGGCCGCAACGCCATCCTGACCGCCAAGCAGGTGCTCGTGCAGGGCGTCCGCGAGGCGGAGCGCGAGCGCATCTTCAACGAGTACAGCAAGCGCGTGGGCGAGATCGTCACCGGTACCGTGCAGCAGGTGGACCGCGGCAACGTGCTGGTCAACCTCGGCCGCGCCGAGGCGCTCCTGCCCTACCGCGAGCAGATCCGCCGCGAGCACTGGCGCCAGAACGACACCGTGCAGGGCCTCGTGCTCGAGGTCCAGCGCGAGTCGCGCGGGCCGCAGGTGATCCTCAGCCGCACGCACCCGGACCTGCTCCTGCGCCTCTTCGAACAGGAAATCCCCGAAGTGTATGAAGGTCTGGTCGAGATCAGGGCGATCGCCCGCGAGCCGGGCTGGCGCTCGAAGGTGGCCGTCTACTCCAAGGACGACCGCATCGACGCCGTCGGCGCCTGCGTCGGCATGAAGGGCGCCCGCGTGATGACGATCGTCAAGGCCCTCAGCGGCGAGCGCATCGACATCGTGCCCTGGGACAGCGACATCCACACCTTCGTCTCGCGGGCGCTGGCGCCGGCGATGGTCTCCATGCTGCGCGTCGCGGACTGGGAAGAGCGCGCCCTGGAGGTGATCGTCGCCGAGGACCAGCTCTCCCTCGCCATCGGCAAGGAGGGCCAGAACGTCCGCCTGGCCGCGAAGCTGACCGGCTGGAAGATCGACCTCGTCACGACCGAGCTGCTCAAGCTGCGCGAGGAGGCCGACGCCCAGGTGCGCATGGAGGCGGCCGAGCTCGAGGGCGTCACGCCGCGCCTGGCCGAGGCCCTGGCGGCCGCCGGCTTCCATACCGTGCAGGAGCTGGGCCGGGCGAGCCTGGCCGACCTCGAGCGCATCGAGGGCCTCGGCGCCAAGACCGCCGAGAAGCTGCAGGGCCGGGTGCAGGCCGCGCTCGCCGCCCTGGCCGAGGCGCGGGCCGAGTACATCGATCGCCGCCGGCGCGAGCTGGAGGCCGAGCGCCGGCAGGTCGAGCCGCTCTTCGACGAGTCGAAGCTGGCCGAGGACGGGGTGCTGGACGCGGAAGCGCCCGGCGGTCAGGCCGCCCGCGCGGCCGCCGGCCCGCCGACCAATCCCTTCGCCGACCCGCCCGCCGAGGCGGCGACCGCGGCCGGCGAAGACGCCGAGGAGGCCAGCTGA